The following coding sequences are from one Bacteroidota bacterium window:
- a CDS encoding two-component regulator propeller domain-containing protein: MKRFLFLELFTLFFAVFSNAQTFKFKHYGIEEGLCHNFIYSLNQDKNGYLWIGTGDGLCRYDGINFVSKFRKEAIPTNIVNKIFKDKSGDLWFGYDDGTITFFNGVHFTIINPKEQNSSVINDVCEDEDENLYFATQNSGIVRVTPNHKFQKINSGLTNQLIYSLIYLGNRQFLMGTQNGLYFSTLNQKEGKATFSLQAISQIPFTKIQCIVQKKHSNTFWIGTEDAGIFQLNRTGNNFNAFNLGTSFGLMFENIQNIFQDNGNNLWLSTFDKGVFKINYSPQAKTFSGITHFDGKNGLSSEAIKQVFQDREGNIWIGTYGNGMERMIDEVFTAYHFDKTPLGKNILSITCHKSTIWVGGEKVIMKAEEGFNKKAVFYTTSNGLPADNITALYEDGRGTLWIGTENNGLYSMNEKGNRIKKVQETGNSLENSINHISGKGEMVWVSTKGGLFVFNLKNNHRDHYGTLERLPHNDIKQVFNDSQNDLWLATKSNCFFSLQANSRYNPKAMGEFEMQAITEDSRHNLWAATYGDGLIELSPKKFTLLNTEQGLKSDYCYCIIFDGKQNILTGHRMGISKVNIFSHQVKTYGMDAGIVGDCNYNAVAKSQSGSIYFGTTNGVVRYNPDMDKKNNIAPIPNITGVTVSDKPCDFTEKVVLPYGIYKLRIDYVGINFKSPELVKYRYKLEGYDLNWSEMTSSRYALFSRIEDGRYTFLLKAYNSDGICSQQPLRLTLIIKPPFWKTWWFICLALVFLVTLVYSIIKARERKQKQIQEYLKKLLDERTREVVEQKEVIELKNRDITDSINYAQRIQACILPSVSKLEDNFSGSFVYYKPRDIVSGDFYWFDKIDTDRFIIVCADSTGHGVPGAFMSMIGTTLIKDICLRKNVTAPSDILYRLDTELKSTLNQNIDAEKSNDGMDIIVCEINTSNYHVRIASAMRPVIIFKEGQELYSKGSRTSVGGDYVREEEKNFKEDEFDLNKGDLIYMFSDGYPDQFGGPMGKKFKMVRLKNLFKEIYQLPMDEQFEQVKSTFENWKEDYDQIDDVLVMGIKL; the protein is encoded by the coding sequence GGATACGATGATGGAACCATCACCTTTTTCAACGGTGTACATTTCACCATAATCAACCCCAAAGAACAAAACAGCAGTGTAATAAATGATGTTTGCGAAGACGAAGATGAGAATCTTTACTTTGCCACACAAAACAGTGGAATTGTGCGGGTTACGCCCAACCATAAATTCCAGAAAATCAACAGCGGACTTACGAATCAGCTGATCTACAGCCTGATTTATTTGGGTAACCGCCAGTTTTTGATGGGTACTCAAAATGGTCTTTATTTTTCAACTTTGAATCAAAAAGAAGGGAAAGCAACCTTCTCCCTTCAGGCGATTTCTCAGATCCCTTTTACCAAAATACAATGTATCGTACAAAAGAAGCATTCCAATACCTTTTGGATAGGCACCGAAGATGCCGGTATTTTCCAGTTAAACAGGACAGGAAATAATTTCAACGCTTTTAACCTGGGAACCTCTTTTGGATTGATGTTCGAAAATATTCAGAATATTTTTCAGGACAATGGGAATAATCTCTGGCTCAGCACTTTCGATAAAGGCGTTTTTAAAATAAATTATTCCCCGCAGGCTAAAACTTTTTCAGGCATCACCCATTTTGATGGGAAAAATGGGTTGAGCAGCGAGGCAATAAAACAGGTATTTCAGGACAGGGAAGGGAATATCTGGATTGGTACGTATGGCAACGGCATGGAACGTATGATCGATGAGGTCTTTACTGCTTATCATTTCGACAAGACGCCACTCGGGAAAAATATCCTTTCTATAACCTGCCATAAATCTACAATATGGGTTGGTGGAGAAAAGGTAATTATGAAAGCTGAAGAAGGATTCAACAAGAAAGCTGTATTTTATACTACTTCAAACGGCTTGCCTGCAGACAATATCACGGCCTTATATGAAGATGGCCGGGGTACATTGTGGATAGGAACAGAAAACAACGGCCTTTATTCAATGAATGAGAAAGGGAACCGGATTAAAAAAGTCCAGGAAACAGGAAATTCTCTTGAAAACTCCATAAATCATATTTCCGGGAAAGGAGAAATGGTTTGGGTTTCAACAAAAGGAGGATTGTTTGTTTTCAACCTCAAAAACAATCACCGGGATCATTACGGCACCCTGGAAAGGCTGCCCCACAATGATATTAAACAGGTTTTTAATGATTCCCAAAATGACCTCTGGTTGGCAACAAAATCAAACTGTTTCTTTTCCTTACAGGCAAACTCCCGTTACAACCCCAAAGCAATGGGTGAGTTTGAAATGCAGGCCATAACCGAAGATTCCAGGCATAATTTATGGGCAGCCACTTATGGTGACGGCCTGATTGAACTTTCGCCAAAGAAATTTACCCTTTTAAACACCGAGCAAGGCCTTAAATCGGATTATTGCTACTGTATTATTTTTGACGGGAAGCAAAATATACTTACCGGCCATCGCATGGGAATCAGCAAAGTAAACATCTTTAGCCATCAGGTAAAAACATACGGAATGGATGCGGGGATTGTGGGTGATTGCAATTACAACGCAGTAGCCAAAAGCCAAAGCGGATCTATTTATTTTGGTACTACCAACGGAGTGGTGAGGTATAATCCGGATATGGATAAAAAGAACAATATAGCTCCTATTCCTAATATTACTGGAGTTACAGTTTCCGATAAACCCTGCGATTTTACTGAAAAAGTCGTACTTCCTTACGGCATTTACAAGTTGAGGATAGATTATGTAGGCATAAACTTTAAATCTCCTGAACTGGTTAAATACCGGTACAAACTGGAAGGATATGACTTGAACTGGTCGGAAATGACTTCTTCGAGATATGCCTTATTTAGCCGGATTGAAGATGGCAGGTACACTTTCCTTTTAAAAGCTTATAACAGTGATGGCATCTGCAGCCAGCAACCCTTAAGGTTAACCCTTATTATCAAACCTCCCTTCTGGAAAACCTGGTGGTTTATTTGCCTGGCCCTTGTCTTTTTGGTAACCCTGGTATATTCCATTATAAAAGCCAGAGAGCGTAAACAAAAACAAATTCAGGAATACCTGAAGAAATTATTGGACGAACGCACCCGTGAAGTGGTGGAACAAAAAGAAGTCATAGAACTTAAAAACCGTGATATTACTGACAGCATCAATTATGCCCAACGGATTCAGGCCTGCATTCTGCCTTCCGTGTCCAAACTGGAAGATAATTTTTCAGGTTCCTTTGTTTACTATAAACCACGGGATATTGTAAGTGGGGATTTTTACTGGTTCGATAAAATCGATACCGACCGGTTCATTATTGTTTGTGCTGATTCCACAGGTCATGGCGTTCCCGGGGCTTTCATGTCGATGATTGGCACTACGTTAATCAAAGATATTTGTTTAAGAAAAAATGTTACGGCGCCTTCCGATATACTATACCGGCTGGATACCGAACTGAAATCTACCCTTAATCAAAATATTGATGCCGAAAAATCCAATGATGGGATGGATATCATCGTCTGCGAAATAAACACCTCAAATTATCACGTGCGCATTGCATCAGCCATGCGGCCTGTCATCATTTTCAAAGAAGGGCAGGAATTATATTCCAAAGGAAGCCGTACTTCAGTCGGCGGTGATTATGTGAGGGAAGAAGAAAAGAATTTCAAGGAAGATGAATTTGACCTTAACAAAGGCGATCTGATCTATATGTTTTCAGATGGTTATCCTGATCAATTTGGCGGACCTATGGGCAAGAAGTTCAAAATGGTAAGGCTCAAGAACCTCTTTAAAGAAATTTATCAGTTGCCCATGGACGAACAATTTGAGCAGGTTAAAAGCACGTTCGAAAACTGGAAAGAAGACTATGACCAGATCGATGACGTGTTGGTAATGGGGATCAAACTATAG